DNA from Pelobacter propionicus DSM 2379:
AAGGCAAAGCCGACCAAGGTCTGGTGGGACTGGTCAACCGCCGGCAAGGACGTGAAACCCGAAGAGGTGAAGAAGGACGCCTATGGCGAGAAACAGTACGACAAAATGAAGGGTGATTTTGCCTGGGAAAAGGATATCGTTCCCACCTATTTCTGGTACAACGGCTCGGTTGAGCGCGTCCTTCTGGGCGACAAAATCGATCCGACCAGGGAGGTCAAGTTGTCAGCGGCAAAGGGAAGCCGTAAGGATCCCAACGCCAGGATCTTCCCCTTCAAGGTCATGAGGGGGAAACAGCCCTACGACAGTGAAAATAAAACCGTAGCGGTTGTCAACGTCTTCGGACCTCCCACCAGCGAGAGCGCCTATTGGGTTCACTACGACTGGGGCAAGGCCATCGCGGCGGGCATGAAGTCGGCCGGACAACCGTACAGCGGAAAGTTCGGCTGGATCGAAACCTCCATGGTCTGGCCGGTCAACCACATGGTGGCTCCCAAGGAGAAGGCGCTCAGGTGCGCTGATTGCCACGGCGCCAAGGGGCGACTGGACTGGAAGGCCCTTGGCTATGCCGGGGACCCGCGCCTGAAAAAATAGTTCCTGTTCAGCTGAAAGGGTAAGCCTCGCTGCATAAAAGGCTCCCCGGCGTACCGCTCGGTGCGTCGGGGAGCCTTTTTTTGTCTGAAGGGGGAAGACCATGCGGTTCAGGCAGTGCGCCGGCAGGGCCTGCGAGTAGAAATCAGCCCTATATGCGGTACCATACTGATAGGCAATCAGACTGTTTAAGAATTGGATTCGTCTGATAAAAACGAATTTCTACGTAAACACCGATCTATCACGATACCGGAAGGACCTGGGCATGGCGGAGCTTGATTCACTCTTTTCCCCCACACGTGTCGCCCTCATCGGGGCAGCGGCGAGCGAGGAGAAACTGGGGGGCATTGTCCTGAAAAACCTGCTCGGTTTGAAAGGGGAGGTGTATCCGGTCAATCCCAACTATGCGGAACTCATGGGGCGCACAGCCTATCGCTCCATAGGTGATCTCCCCTGTCCCGTGGATCTCTCCATCATCATGCGTCCCGCGGCAGAGGTTCCCGGCATCCTGCACCAGCACGCGGGCAAGGTCCGGTTTGCGCTGATAGTAAGCGCCGGATTCGCTGAAGTCGGCGCCTGGGAGTTGCAGGAAGAGATTAAGCACATCGGCAGGGAAGCCGGAATCAGGCTCATAGGGCCGAACTGTCTCGGCGTTTACAATCCCCGCCACGGCCTGGATACGATGTTTCTCCCCCATGCGCTGTTGAAAAAACCGGGCAAGGGGAACGTGGCGATCGTTTCCCAGAGCGGCGCGCTCGTGGTCTGCCTGTTGGAGGCGGTCCGGCAGGCGAACATGGGCGTTTCAAAGGTCATCAATTATGGAAACGCAGTCGACCTGGACGCGGCCGATGTGTACGAATACCTGGCCGAAGACCGGGAAACCCGCGTGGTCATTTCATACCTGGAATCCGTCGGCAACGGCCGCAGGTTCATCGAAGCGGCGCGGAATCTGGATAACACCAAGCCTCTGCTTGTCCTCAAGGCGGGCAAGGGAGCCGGTGGCCAGAAGGCTGCATGTTCCCATACCGGGCGGCTTGCCGGCAGCTACGAGGTGTTCCGCTCGATCCTCAGACAGTTCCGGATACAGGAGGCCATTGATTACGAGTCCCTTCTGGATGGGGCGAAAGCCCTGTCGCTGCAGCGGCCGGCGTCCGGGAAACGGGTCTGCGTCATCACCAATGGCGGCGGTTCGGGGGTGCTGGCCGCGGATGAGTGTGGCCGGGCCGGACTGGAACTCCCACCCCTGCCCGAAGCGGTCGTGGAACGTCTCATAGTGTCTTTCCCCTCATTTTACGCCATCGCTAACCCCATCGATCTCACCGGCCAGGTGAGGGCGGAGGATTACCGGGTGGCCCTCGATGCGGTGCGCGAAGCCTATGACGGGTTCATCGTCATAGCCCTGACCGCAGTCTCCGGGGTTACCCTGGCGGTGGCAGAGATGGTGCACGATTTTAGCATGGCAACGGGCAAGCCGGTGGTTGCCCATGTCGCTCAGGGCGGAATCTCCCGCAAACTGGCCAGGCTCATGGAGAAAGGTAAGATACCCGTATATCCTTCCCCGGAGAGGGCCGTGCGGGCGCTGGCCATGCTGCTGCATGGTCGGGGGGATGAAACCAGATGACGACTGGAGACAGAATCGATGAATTCCTGCGAGCACGGTCGGATCGTGATCCCTTTCGCGAGCATGAAGTGAAGGAATTACTCCGCGGACTGGGTCTATCCGTACCCAAAGGCATGTTTATTTCCCGCGGAACAAAGATCCTGTCCGTTGCCGGACTCTCCTTTCCGCTGGTCGCCAAGGTTGTGTCATCACGGATTGCCTCCAAAAGCGACATCGGCGGTGTGCGGCTCGGCATAGGAAACGGGGATGAACTTCAAAAAGCAGTGTCGGAACTATCGCGGATGGAACATGCCGAAGGGGTCCTGGTGGAGGAGATGGCCCGGCCCGGTTTCGAAGTGATTGTGGGCGGGATTGTGGACAACAGTTTCGGTCCCATCGTCATGTTCGGTCCGGGCGGTCTTTTCGTGGAGCTTTTCCGTGATGTATCCTTCGCCCTGGCGCCGGTTGACCGTCAGCAGGCCATCTGGCTGATGAAAGAGACCAAGGGGGAGAAGATCCTTAAGGGTTTTCGGGGGCAGCCTCCTCTGGACGTGTGTGCCTTGACCCACGTGATCGTGATGGTTTCTGAAGTGATTGCGAGCGGTCAGTTTCGGACCATCGACCTGAATCCGGTCATCCTCTACCCGTCAGGAACGCTGGTGCTGGACGCCAAGATGAGCAGGATTTGACCACGTCCTGCTGCCCCAGGGGCGACAACTGCGCCAGATGCCCGGTCGGTGTCCCGATTCAGTCCTGCGCACCCCTCCCTGTCACACCTCTTATTCTGAGCACAACGGCCGTCATATCCGGCTTCTTCAAGGCATCGCGAGAACAGGGGAGGCTCCTTGAGAGTTTACGTTTGTCGATTATGATTATGAGAGTCATTTGAATGAGCTGCATGAGATCGGGAAGGGGAGGGGAGATCATGGCGGAGATCTATTTCACCAAAGAACATGAGTGGGTCAGGCTGCAGGACGGGGTGGGGGTAGTCGGCATAAGCGAACATGCGGCCCAGGAGTTGGGCGATGTCACCTTCGTTGAACTGCCCAAGATTGGAGTAAAGGTCGGACAGTTCGATCTGCTGGGAAGCATCGAGTCGGTCAAGGCTGCCAGTGATATCTTCGCGCCGGTTTCCGGAACCGTGGTCAAGGTCAACGGGGAGCTGGAGGGCGCGCCCGAACTGGTCAACGAGAGCCCCTGGGACAGGGGGTGGATGGCCTGGCTGGAACTGGATGACGCAACCGAACTGGAGAAACTGATGACGGAAGAACAGTACGCCTGCTACCTGAAAAGCCTGTAGGAGTCAGCCATGGATGACAGCCATTATTGTCCCCACACGCCGGAGGAGAGGGGGGAGATGCTCGACCTGATCGGCGTCGCCAGTGTGGATGATCTGTTCGCGTCCATCCCCGAAGAGCTGCGGGCCAGGACCTTCAACATCCCTCCCGGCATGTCGGAGTTCGAAGCTTTGGCCAGGATGCGGGAACTGGCCGCTGAAAACGGACAGGGGATCGTCCCCTTCATCGGCGGAGGTTACTTCGACCACCTGGTCCCCTCCGTCGTCTCTCACCTGGCCGGCAGGTCGGAGTTTTATACCGCCTATACCCCCTATCAGCCGGAGTGCTCCCAGGGTACTCTGCAGGCGCTGTTCGAATACCAGACCGCCATCTGCCGCTTGACCGATCTGGATGTTTCCAATGCCTCGCTCTACGACGGCGCCACCGCCTGCGCCGAGGCTGCTATGATGGCCCTGCGCGTCACCGGGCGCAGGAGGATCGTGGTGGACGGCTGCGTCAACCCCTTCTCCCGCCAGGTGCTGAAAACCTATCTGGGGAATCTGGATGTGGAGGTTTTGGAGATCGAACCTCTGGACGGATTGCTGAACCGCGGGGAACTTGAAACTGTACTGGACGACGGCGTGGCCGGCCTGCTGGTGCAGAACCCCACTTTCTTCGGCACGGTGGATGATTACTCGTCTCTGGCCGACCTGCTCCACGCCAGGGGGGCGCTACTGATCAGTTCGGTCTACCCCGTCTCCCTGGGACTGCTGAAGACGCCAGGGGAGATGGGCGTGGATATCGCCGTGGGGGATGGCCAGAGCCTGGGCAACCCGCTCTCCTTCGGCGGCCCCTCATTCGGCTTCATGGCGGCGCGTAAGGCCCTGGTACGCAACATGCCCGGTCGCATGGTGGGCGAAACCGTGGACGGACAGGGGAGGCGCGGCTATGTGCTGACCCTGCAGGCCCGCGAACAACACATCAAGCGCCA
Protein-coding regions in this window:
- the gcvH gene encoding glycine cleavage system protein GcvH encodes the protein MAEIYFTKEHEWVRLQDGVGVVGISEHAAQELGDVTFVELPKIGVKVGQFDLLGSIESVKAASDIFAPVSGTVVKVNGELEGAPELVNESPWDRGWMAWLELDDATELEKLMTEEQYACYLKSL
- the gcvPA gene encoding aminomethyl-transferring glycine dehydrogenase subunit GcvPA; amino-acid sequence: MDDSHYCPHTPEERGEMLDLIGVASVDDLFASIPEELRARTFNIPPGMSEFEALARMRELAAENGQGIVPFIGGGYFDHLVPSVVSHLAGRSEFYTAYTPYQPECSQGTLQALFEYQTAICRLTDLDVSNASLYDGATACAEAAMMALRVTGRRRIVVDGCVNPFSRQVLKTYLGNLDVEVLEIEPLDGLLNRGELETVLDDGVAGLLVQNPTFFGTVDDYSSLADLLHARGALLISSVYPVSLGLLKTPGEMGVDIAVGDGQSLGNPLSFGGPSFGFMAARKALVRNMPGRMVGETVDGQGRRGYVLTLQAREQHIKRHRATSNICSNQSLCALRGLIFLSSLGRDGLTELARLNRDKSEYAKARLEEIPGVSVLRSAPTFNEFTVSLPAPAGIAVAALLGQGVAAGVPLSTYYRDSERLMVVTVTEKRSRREIDHLARQLEVALCG
- a CDS encoding acetate--CoA ligase family protein yields the protein MAELDSLFSPTRVALIGAAASEEKLGGIVLKNLLGLKGEVYPVNPNYAELMGRTAYRSIGDLPCPVDLSIIMRPAAEVPGILHQHAGKVRFALIVSAGFAEVGAWELQEEIKHIGREAGIRLIGPNCLGVYNPRHGLDTMFLPHALLKKPGKGNVAIVSQSGALVVCLLEAVRQANMGVSKVINYGNAVDLDAADVYEYLAEDRETRVVISYLESVGNGRRFIEAARNLDNTKPLLVLKAGKGAGGQKAACSHTGRLAGSYEVFRSILRQFRIQEAIDYESLLDGAKALSLQRPASGKRVCVITNGGGSGVLAADECGRAGLELPPLPEAVVERLIVSFPSFYAIANPIDLTGQVRAEDYRVALDAVREAYDGFIVIALTAVSGVTLAVAEMVHDFSMATGKPVVAHVAQGGISRKLARLMEKGKIPVYPSPERAVRALAMLLHGRGDETR
- a CDS encoding acetate--CoA ligase family protein, with amino-acid sequence MTTGDRIDEFLRARSDRDPFREHEVKELLRGLGLSVPKGMFISRGTKILSVAGLSFPLVAKVVSSRIASKSDIGGVRLGIGNGDELQKAVSELSRMEHAEGVLVEEMARPGFEVIVGGIVDNSFGPIVMFGPGGLFVELFRDVSFALAPVDRQQAIWLMKETKGEKILKGFRGQPPLDVCALTHVIVMVSEVIASGQFRTIDLNPVILYPSGTLVLDAKMSRI